The genome window CCAGCATAGATGAAAAATTGGCTTGTATAGGTTAGAACAGGCCTTTGTTTCcctgagtactggagtggggtgccattgccttctccatataaaaaGTGTGTGTGAAGTTTTTTTTGTTCGTATATAGCCTAGGCTATATACATCCTAATCCACCTAAATGACCTTTTAGTCTGCGGTCATTTAATCATCACATGGCATTTGTTTCcctgaagagaggaaaaaaaacaaggcGTTCATTCCTGAAAATGAGATCCTCCTagattagaaacaaaacaaaacaaaaacttcacaCACACtttttatatggagaaggcaatggcaccccactctagtactcttgcctggaaaatcccatggacagaggagcctggtgggctgcagtccatggggtcgctaagagtcggacatgactgagcgacttcactttcacttttcactttcatgcattggagaaggaaatgacaacccactccagtgttcttgcctggagaatcccagggatgggggagcctggtgggctgccatctatagggtcgcacagagttgttcacaactgaagtgacttagcagcagcagcctacttATAAAATAGGAGTCTGTGTTTCCTATAAACTGCTGCATGCAGGTAGCAAGCTCTGATTGGACACCGTCTGATTCCAAACTCTGTGGTCTTTAGGATGCTGCTGACTCCAGGCTCCGGCTGTGTGTTCTTTGGGAGCAGGACTTTGATTGCTGCCGTGTGATCGCCCCTGGTGGACAGGTAGGGGACTGCTAGGTGTATACTCAGGTTAGTCTCTGACTTTCAGGTTACGTTTGTGAGAGGAGAGATTTGCTGGTGAACGGCTGCTGTAACGTCAACGTCCCTGGCACGAAGCAGTACTGCTGTGACGGCTGCTTGTCCAGTGGCTGCTGTAGCGCCTACGAGTACTGTGTCTCCTGCTGCCTGCAGCCCAACAAGGTATGGAGAGTTGCTCCTTGTGCTGCATCTCCTTTCATTTTGCTGCTTGCATTTCACATTGAGCATTAGAATCTTTCTGTGGGATTCTTTGAAAATAGAAGAGAACCTGGTGTAGGTGTCAGAAATGGCTGCTGTGAGGTAGCCTTTGTCTGCAAGGGAAGGAGGTAGTTCTCTTTCCTCCAGCTATGCCTTGGTAGAGTGGGCTGTTGTATTCCCAGTCAGATGTCTAAAGAATAGGACACCAACCTCCTGCTCATGTaagcctctctttctctccctcccctccctgcatcAGCAGTCTCTTACTTTAGGAGAAGTTTCCAAGGTTACCTTGTGCTGTTGAGTTTGGAATTTATTATAGGTACTAACTTTTGTTTCCACAGCAACTCCTCCTGGAGCGCTTCCTCAACCGGGCAGCTGTGGCATTTCAGAACCTCTTCATGGCAGTTGAAGATCACTTTGAATTGTGTTTGGCTAAATGCAGAACCTCATCCCAGGTCAGAAGCCATGATGCCTCTGGTGGCGGGGTGGGCCAGTGGGAATCAACGTCTGGAAGAAAACTTGAAAATCCGCACTGGGGGCCCTTTGGTGGGGTGATAATGGAGAAGAGATTTAAATGGAACTTTGGGGGATTGATTGTacagtcatcccttggtatctGAGGATatttggttccaggaccccaaATTCCTAAATGCtcatataaaatggcataatgtTTGCATATtacctccctccatcctcccgTATGCTTTAAAGcatttctagattacttataataactAATACAGTGTAAAGgccatgttttgctttttggaactttgtgGAGTTTTTTGAAATACTTTTGATCTGCCGTTGGTTGAACCCATGTATGCAGACCCTGTGGATACGGAGGGCTGACTGTATTTAGAATGTCAACGTGAGATTTATATGATTTAGggatgtaaaatatttatatttatttaaatcaagGTCTAACTAACTTGCATGTTCCCTGACTGATTAGCTTGTTTGCATTTTAAGTCCTACTAGTCAAATTCTTGAGAGAAGCTCTCTCCTCTGTCTTTGACTGAAATTTGACTAAGGCTTTCAAGCCACCACTCATTTAGAGTGGGTACTAAGTTATTCTGGGACAAAAATGTGGTTCATTTTAGGATTCAAGGGCATGGGGCAGGTGGGTGTAGAAAAATACACAGATAAATCTGTAGGTTGTTAAGCTTTCAGTACTTTCTAGCATGTTGTCATTAAATGCTTTGCTCTTTGGGCATTGAACATGGCACCAGCTGCTGAAAGTGTCTGAACCTTTTTGCCTTTTGACTTCCCGTCCTCTGCTCTCAGCCTTTATGATTGGGTGGTGGTTGGAGGGCTCTCTGTAAAATCACCAAATGTGTTCGTTATACAAGCACATTTCCTCTGGCTTTCCTTCATGGTGTCTCCAAGATTGACCTGGCTCTGTCTGAGATCCATGACTCATTTgccattctctggaactcttaCACCCTTTGCCAGATTTCTGTAGTCCTCCTTTGGGTTTTATGATACTCTGTATGTCTCTGATCTGCTCTTACGGCATCTAGCATTGTTGGGTAAATGTTTCAGGGATTATAATGAGTATTTGAAACATGAAGAAATTCCTAATGGCCTTGTTTTGCTGAAAGAGCTTTCCATTTGAATGGACTTTAAAGGAAATGTGGAGGAAGTTTGAACCCGTGACTTTGATTCATACTCTCATtctgagaaatggaaaatagaaaaaaggccAGGTGTTTTCTTTCCTTAACTGATAAAACCCAGGAGTTAATACCAAACTTGACTGAAGATGCTAAACTTTCTTGACTTTGCTTTTTCATTGTAAAGAGAAAATTCCCAGTTGCCAATTTGCCTTTATAACAGTGTCCCAAGAAGCAGAGTTGGCTGCACGACTATAAATTGGATTAATACTTACAATTTAGATATTTAGCCTTGGTCTTAGACTAATTAATGAATTCTCGACTAGCCAAAAATTCAAGTTGCTTGTATGAAAACAAATTGCTGAAAAATTAGTCATTGAGGCTGATTATCTGTAGTCACACTTCATTTGCTTGGCCAGACGTGGTCAAGCATTTGTGTGGTACCGTGGTGTTTTGCTCATGTGCCAGCCCTTAGATACACAAACCTTGATGGAAGCAATTGGAAGTGCAACTCCTTCATCTCTGCAGGGTGCAGTGCCAAGGACCGAATTACTTTGAAGCACAGGGTCAAGTGCAAGACACCTGTTGGATCTTAATCTGACTTAAAATAATTTGAGGGAAGTTTATTGTCTCAGGTTGTCCCAGTCACAGCTGGGTTTTAAAAAACTCACTCGTGTGTGTAAAAGAAATGGTCCTGTGACGCTCTGTCCTTTCTCATGCCCTTCGTTGGCATTCCATGCCGAGCATCCGCCTTGGTTGCAGAGGGTGCCCTGGTGACATTTTGGAGCTGGGCTCACCTGGGCTCCCGCAAGGGGCGTATGCTGGCCGCCATCCCGCTCTCTCTCACAGCGTTCTCCTCTTCCGTTTTGCCAACAGAGCGTGCAGCACGAGAACACCTATAGGGATCCCATAGCAAAGTACTGCTACGGAGAGAGCCCTCCCGAGCTCTTCCCCGCGTGACGCTGTGGGGGACTCGGCCCTCTGGGAGGATGTGCTGCTGAAGAACTTGCAGCCTGAAGCTTTTCTCTGGTCTTCAAGAGAAGACTTGATTATGACCACTTCTTGTGCTGTGCTCTGTGGCCTCACTCGCCCCCGGGCTGACCAGATGGACTTGCTCCGTAAAGCAGTTGGAAACGCCAGCGGGTTGAATTCGAGAAAGACAGAACGGCGGGTAACCTGGCGGAGGCATCGGCGCTCTGGGCGCCTCAGCCCTGCGGCTGCTTGGGAACCTGTGGGCCCTTTTGTGTGTTCTCCCCGGGCCCTTCACTGTAAAGTTATTTATTGGACTTCTTTGGAGTGGTGGGAAAATTCTGTTTCCTGTAGGAAAATGTTTTGCCTTGACAGTGGAATATATTCAAGGAGATTGTTGTTCTTGGTGGTGTTTTCTTGTGTTCTTGAGTTTCATGAGTGAAATCGTCCCTTCACCCACTAAAACTTTGGCCTCTTAAAACTTGCATGTTCTCTCAAGctgatttatttttggttttgttttgacaGCATCTTCAGGAGTGCACCCTGACTTCTAAAATTGTCTAGAAACTCAGATGCTGTTCCCTTCTCATCCTGTGCTAACTTTCTGGCATCTGGCACTGTGTGCTCTCAGGTTTTTTTCTAGTCTGTTTGGATATGCTTGTTTACTGATGTGCATGCATTGTTTTAACCAGAAATTCTGCCTTGTTGTCCTGGAGGGTTTTGTTAATTGTTTCCTACGCCCTGGTTGAAATGACTGGTCTTCTCAGCCCTGGAACATCAGGAGTCTCAAGAAAGTCACCTGCGGGGCGGCCTCCTCCTCTCCTGACATGGGAACCCAGTGTTAAGGTGATTCCCAAGTGAAGATACATCTCAAAACTGACTGTAAGTGGTCCTCTTTTATTGCTTTCAGCTTCAGGAGATGTAACAGGTACAGACGTTTGGTTTCTCTATGATTTACAGAGACAAAGAACAAAACTCAAGTTTCTGTCAAGGTGCTAAAGGAGACATCTACCCTCGGTGGATTCAGGATGCACAGGCGCTGGTCTGCTTACTTGGGGCCTCCTGTGCTTCTGGTACAACAACCCCCTCTGGTCAATGCCAGCAGTATTTGGGGCTTAGATCAAGACATCGTGACTGTCGCATAATACAGCTCTTTGCTCTCAGAAGTCATGCTATCACACACAGTTCTTTCCCAGAGCCCTTCACTAACCTCTGGATCTGTCAAGGTCTCCCTTGTTCTTTGTCGGTTGTTCAGCTGCTGCCCTTGGAGCAGAGCATAGGTTTTACAGCCCGCTTTCAGCGTGTTTATTTCAGTGGAGCTTTGCCTTTCTGTATCTCTGAAGTCTGCATAGTGGGAATTTCCCTTAACTCTTTCGCATTATTTCTCACCCTTATCTTCCCAAGCTAGTTGTCCCCCTGAGTCCACTTTCTTAGAGGGTAAACTATCTGgcagttgtttttaaatgttagatCCCAGGAAGTTTATTTAGTGTGCATCAGGCTCTGGCTTCTGTGTGTGTTCTGTGGAAGCGTGAGTACGTCTACTGTTTCGTCATCTCACTGCTTTTGGTAACCCAGCCTGTCTCCTGGTGGTTGTCACTGACAAGCCTCTCCTTTGAGCTTATTTGAACCCTTGAGCAATAACTCACAGTAGATTTACTGTGGAAATAGTTTATATCAAAGGTCAGCCGTGTCTGTTTACTCTGTATTtgaacattggtgtgcatgtTTTGCATTTTCACTGCTTTCAAGGTCTTTGTAACTTAAGTAGAAAATTAAGCTGTCTGTTCCCACCTTCTAGATGGGGTGATAGAGTGAAGTGACTTCCCTGGGTCTCCACGACAGAACCAGAACATGACCTTCATCTGCTGCTCGGTGGTCCACTGTCCTTCCTGGTGCCCCTCGCCTGCTCCAGTGCTGACTCATCTATAAACACTCCCCTGAGAGCATATAGATCTGGATTGTCCAGGCCAGAAGAGAGGAGAGGTGGCATAAGTAGTCAGATTGGGTTGATAATCCAAAGGTCATTTTCATTCAGTCCTGGAATGTGTTTCTCTGTACTGTAGTCAGTTGAGAGGTGTGTTAACTGTTTTGGGAAACTCAGGGTACTGCAGACTGTGTAGCGAAGCCTCCCAAGGACCTGGAACATCATGGGCCTCCCCAGGCTTCCAGCCTGGACCCCTCTCTACTCCCCTCTCTGGTTTGTTTCTGGTTCCTTCAATTGCAAGTTTCCACAATTAGGAATCTTGTCTTAGTTTTGTATGCCCAGAGCTCAGCAAAGTGTGTGATACACATTGGGTTTTAGGAAAAGATCAAAGATGAAATGAGAATTcctttagaagaaaatgtattaaattcCGAATGTTTGGGGTGAAAGGTAATTGGCTAATTTAAAGCACTTCCCCCAGTTCTGAATCTTAACTGCCGTGCTTGTTGGTGGAGCTGTAAAGATATGTCCTGATAGGGAAAGAAACGTTCCGTGAAAAGGGTGCTGTACAGAAAGGGCCACCCGCCTCAACGCAGCCTGGGATTCAGGGTGGCCCTGGACCCGGCAGCACTGGAGCTGGTATCGAAGGAACAACTCTGCAGCTCTTATAAAAGCGGCGGATAGGATTTTCGAACAGGGTTTGCAGCTTTCAGCCTGTTCCCAGACTGACTCAGAGGCTGTCTAGGGAGTGCCTCAGTTGGTGAGGCTGCACAGGTGCTGTGGGAGCTGTGTGCAAGATTCTGAGCAAGCTGTTCCCATCGTTGGGATTTGCAGGTAAATTGTAAATGGGCAGAGACGTTGCTGCTTTAATCTGCTTTTCACTGGCTGGAGAGAGTGTGGCCTTGCAGTCAGTAACTTCTGCTTGTTACTAAGGCATGGCCTCGGGTAGTCTTCTTTCCTCTTTAGGTCCCAGGCCCTGCTCTGTGATACAGGATCACATCCGATGGCTCCTCATGGGGTTGTTGTGAGGTGTCGGCGTGAGTGAGGGCTCAGTCCTGGGCACAAAGTCCACATCTGCCACCCATCAGGGGCCCAGCATCAGGTGGGCAACAAGGCTGGGAATGGGTAGGCCCCTCGGGTGGGAGGATGGGAACTACAGAGTTCTGGGTATTGTTTTCATTACGATTTTTAGAAGAACTCATGcgaaagataatttttaaaatggaggtgATTTAGAAATATGTCAAGATGAAAGTAATAATTACTTAAAATCACGCAATCTAGAGATCAGcccctgtttttttctcttcctcatgaCTTTCTAGGCAGATGAGAACCCTTTTTCCTCTTGAAAGCAGTCCTCTGATGAACATTCTTCTATGTGACATACAGGCCTATCTAATAATTTTTAGTGATCACATGTCAGTTTCATGGATATACAGTAATGTTATTAATCTCCTGCTGAGGGCGTTTAGCTTGTTACTTTTTTTTGGCTACTGTAAGTAATGCACTGATGATACGCTTTCACGTGCACGATTGTATGTTTATCTGAGAATGATTTTcaccaatttatactcccacctAATGTATGTGATGAGTGTCTCATGTATACCCAAGAACCCCATGGTATTGTTTAACTCTTTGCCGATGGATCTCAGTGTTCTAATTGATGTTTATCTGATCTCTTCCCATATTTTGATTGGTCATCTTATCATTCAGATGTAGTGAACTGCTGTTTGTGACCTTGGCCAGTTTTTCTCTCATTGGTCTTGATCTTACAGAGCGTTTTTCACTGAGGGAGACCTTAAACcccttttcttgtctttctcaGCCCTGTGTTTCTCAGAGGCAAGTGGCTTGTTTGTTAACAAACTAACCTTTCCAGTTGATCTAGGGCAGCAAATGGGGGCAGTTGGCAAAGTCCAGATTGCCAGGTGGTCAGTAGGTGTGATGGCCGGAGACCAGGGATACCACTAAACACCCCACTGCCCCTGCGACACAGAATGATCCGGCTCCAAGCGTCAGTGGTGCCGACGTGGAGAGGCCCTACTCTTGGTCACATTTCCTCCCTTTCagttaaagagaaaaaactaCCAGGAGCTGAGAGCTGACTTGATTATTTCCTTGCCCTTGCCTTCTGTTGTGCCCAAGTGCTGCTGATTAAATTACCTTGAAATCCCACAGGACACACGGCTTCCTCACTGGTCTCTACCAGCCCAGTGCTGCCTCCAGGAACTGGCTTATTACTGTGCATCGGCGTCCCTTGCATGCTGACACAGTCCGAGC of Bos indicus isolate NIAB-ARS_2022 breed Sahiwal x Tharparkar chromosome 17, NIAB-ARS_B.indTharparkar_mat_pri_1.0, whole genome shotgun sequence contains these proteins:
- the SPRING1 gene encoding SREBP regulating gene protein isoform X3; amino-acid sequence: MCKSCLRTPTEERAVRDRNLLQVQDHDQPIPWKVQFNLGNSSRPSNQCRNSIQGKHLITDELGYVCERRDLLVNGCCNVNVPGTKQYCCDGCLSSGCCSAYEYCVSCCLQPNKQLLLERFLNRAAVAFQNLFMAVEDHFELCLAKCRTSSQSVQHENTYRDPIAKYCYGESPPELFPA
- the SPRING1 gene encoding SREBP regulating gene protein isoform X1, yielding MVNLAAMVWRRLLRKRWVLALVFGLSLVYFLTSTFKQEERAVRDRNLLQVQDHDQPIPWKVQFNLGNSSRPSNQCRNSIQGKHLITDELGYVCERRDLLVNGCCNVNVPGTKQYCCDGCLSSGCCSAYEYCVSCCLQPNKQLLLERFLNRAAVAFQNLFMAVEDHFELCLAKCRTSSQSVQHENTYRDPIAKYCYGESPPELFPA
- the SPRING1 gene encoding SREBP regulating gene protein isoform X2; the protein is MPPGPRSCPAPRRDGEPGGYGVAPAPAEEEERAVRDRNLLQVQDHDQPIPWKVQFNLGNSSRPSNQCRNSIQGKHLITDELGYVCERRDLLVNGCCNVNVPGTKQYCCDGCLSSGCCSAYEYCVSCCLQPNKQLLLERFLNRAAVAFQNLFMAVEDHFELCLAKCRTSSQSVQHENTYRDPIAKYCYGESPPELFPA